A window of Formosa sp. Hel1_31_208 contains these coding sequences:
- the hisC gene encoding histidinol-phosphate transaminase, which produces MGEFNLNTLIRSNIQRLKPYASARDEYKDATSDMVFLDANENPFENGVNRYPDPKQNKVKTQLSKLKDMSTENILLGNGSDEILDLIFRAFCEPNEDNIITLPPTYGMYEVLANVNAIECITIELDANFEPKVDHILETANSRSKLLFLCSPNNPTSNSFQAHKIEQLLKGFKGIVVIDEAYIDFSNQESWMRRLQEFPNLIVTQTLSKAYGMAGIRLGICYASKEIIAVLDRIKPPYNVNELTQVKAIERLSRPELVIDEIQNILEQRDWLKSQLESIGFIDKVYKSDANFLLAKVDNATQRYSELIAKGIVVRNRTNQPLCENCLRFTVGNSEENIKLIKALKQLQ; this is translated from the coding sequence ATGGGAGAATTTAATTTAAACACACTCATTAGGTCTAATATTCAGCGCTTAAAGCCATATGCTTCAGCTCGAGATGAGTATAAAGATGCTACCAGTGATATGGTGTTTTTAGACGCAAATGAAAATCCATTCGAAAATGGAGTAAATCGATATCCAGATCCTAAACAAAACAAGGTTAAAACGCAACTTTCGAAATTGAAAGACATGTCAACCGAGAATATATTGTTAGGAAATGGAAGTGATGAAATTTTAGATTTGATCTTTAGAGCCTTTTGTGAGCCAAATGAAGATAACATAATAACTTTGCCTCCAACTTACGGAATGTACGAGGTGTTAGCGAATGTAAACGCTATTGAATGTATTACAATTGAATTGGATGCCAACTTCGAACCTAAAGTTGATCATATTTTAGAAACAGCAAATAGTCGTTCGAAATTATTGTTTTTATGCTCGCCTAACAATCCAACATCAAATAGTTTTCAAGCGCACAAGATTGAGCAGTTACTTAAGGGTTTTAAAGGAATTGTGGTCATTGATGAAGCTTATATTGATTTTTCAAATCAAGAGAGTTGGATGAGAAGGTTACAGGAGTTTCCTAACCTAATTGTCACTCAAACTTTGTCAAAAGCATACGGAATGGCTGGTATACGATTAGGGATATGTTATGCTTCCAAAGAAATTATTGCTGTTTTGGATCGTATCAAACCTCCCTATAACGTAAACGAATTAACGCAAGTCAAAGCTATAGAGCGTTTGTCACGACCTGAGCTTGTAATAGACGAAATTCAAAACATTTTAGAGCAACGTGATTGGTTAAAGTCTCAATTGGAATCTATTGGTTTTATTGACAAAGTATATAAGTCAGACGCTAATTTTTTATTGGCTAAAGTGGATAATGCTACCCAAAGGTATTCAGAATTAATTGCCAAAGGTATCGTAGTGCGCAATAGAACCAATCAACCGCTTTGTGAGAATTGTTTACGTTTTACGGTAGGGAATTCTGAAGAAAACATAAAACTTATTAAGGCCTTAAAACAATTACAATAG